The Gemmatimonadota bacterium genome has a window encoding:
- a CDS encoding tetratricopeptide repeat protein: MTRFLYVLLAVPFLGWTFLDPVAKKNEEGNALFEKGEYEAALRRYLEAQQEGQLRPELHFNAGDALYKQGKYAEALQEMGRATEDTHPDMSAAAHYNLGNALFRQEKFQEAVGAYKKSLELKPDDIDAKINLELALEKLDQDGQDGQDEQDENQDQNQDQQDQSQNQDQNQQDGQDQDQDGQDQRDQQKQQQGQQPDPREMTPEEAARILNAMKAREEESQKRRKLKLRGRRYDGNAW, from the coding sequence ATGACGCGATTTTTATATGTTTTGCTGGCAGTGCCATTCCTGGGGTGGACATTTCTCGATCCCGTGGCAAAAAAGAATGAAGAGGGCAATGCGCTGTTTGAGAAGGGGGAGTACGAAGCGGCATTGCGCCGGTATCTGGAAGCGCAACAAGAGGGGCAACTCCGACCGGAGTTGCATTTTAATGCTGGCGATGCCCTCTACAAGCAAGGGAAATATGCCGAGGCTTTGCAGGAGATGGGGCGTGCCACCGAAGACACCCATCCGGATATGTCTGCCGCTGCACATTACAATTTGGGCAATGCGCTGTTTCGGCAGGAGAAGTTCCAGGAAGCTGTGGGGGCTTATAAAAAGTCACTGGAACTGAAGCCGGATGATATAGATGCCAAAATTAATCTGGAATTGGCATTGGAAAAACTGGATCAGGATGGGCAGGATGGGCAAGATGAACAGGATGAAAATCAAGATCAAAACCAGGATCAGCAGGACCAAAGTCAAAATCAGGACCAGAATCAGCAGGATGGGCAGGACCAGGATCAAGATGGGCAGGATCAGCGAGATCAGCAGAAACAACAGCAGGGCCAACAGCCCGATCCCAGAGAAATGACGCCCGAGGAGGCGGCGCGGATTCTCAATGCGATGAAGGCGCGAGAAGAAGAATCCCAGAAGCGACGCAAGTTGAAGTTGCGAGGCAGGCGATATGATGGCAATGCCTGGTAG
- a CDS encoding VWA domain-containing protein yields MRFANPEWLLLLLFIPVLIYRYIGRERRKSGRIRFSDTRLFRRIGPSFSLKLRHSLIAFRCVALALLIAAMARPQSGREGREILSQGIDIALAIDVSSSMEAKDLADQRKTRLAVCKEVVAQFAQGRANDRLGLVVFAAESYTQCPLTLDYGVFLSFLDGVEIASKDWDGTAIGLGIATAVNRLRESEAKSKVIILLTDGKNNRGEIDPMTAARAAEAVGIRIYAIGAGSRGTIMQEVDGIFGKRFVPVKVEIDEETLKKVADATGGRYFRATSEEKLEEIYAEIGEMEKTEIKVREYVDYRELFHLFLYPGLALLSLELVLGNTRFRRLP; encoded by the coding sequence TGTTTATTCCGGTGCTCATTTATCGCTATATTGGGCGCGAAAGGCGCAAGTCGGGGCGCATTCGGTTTTCCGATACGCGCCTTTTTCGGCGTATTGGCCCATCTTTTTCGCTGAAGTTGCGGCACAGTTTGATCGCGTTTCGCTGTGTGGCTCTGGCCTTGCTCATCGCGGCGATGGCGCGGCCCCAGTCTGGGCGCGAGGGCCGCGAAATTTTGAGTCAGGGCATTGACATTGCGCTGGCGATTGATGTGTCGAGCAGTATGGAGGCCAAAGATCTGGCAGACCAGCGCAAGACCCGGTTGGCAGTGTGTAAAGAGGTGGTGGCGCAATTTGCACAGGGGCGTGCCAATGATCGCCTGGGGCTTGTGGTCTTTGCCGCAGAATCCTATACACAATGCCCACTCACGCTGGATTACGGCGTGTTTTTGAGTTTTCTCGATGGTGTTGAAATTGCCAGCAAGGACTGGGATGGCACTGCGATTGGTTTGGGGATCGCAACTGCGGTGAATCGCTTGCGAGAATCTGAGGCCAAGAGCAAGGTGATTATTTTATTGACAGATGGGAAGAATAATCGCGGCGAGATCGATCCGATGACTGCAGCGCGCGCAGCAGAGGCCGTGGGTATCCGTATTTATGCAATTGGTGCGGGCAGCAGGGGGACGATTATGCAGGAGGTTGATGGGATTTTTGGTAAGCGATTTGTACCGGTCAAAGTTGAGATTGATGAAGAGACGCTTAAAAAAGTGGCAGATGCTACGGGCGGGAGATATTTTAGAGCGACGAGTGAAGAAAAGCTGGAGGAGATATACGCCGAGATTGGGGAAATGGAAAAGACCGAGATCAAAGTGCGCGAATATGTGGATTATCGCGAGTTGTTTCACCTGTTTCTCTATCCCGGTTTGGCATTGCTTTCATTGGAATTGGTGCTGGGGAATACGCGATTTCGGAGGTTGCCTTAG
- a CDS encoding VWA domain-containing protein, with amino-acid sequence MRFGDPQAFYFLFCVPIFALFFWWAFRRKRRALYAFGAPELMDKLASGVSRMRQGIKSALMCVGFVFLVLALVQPQFGTELELIHRRGVDLVIVLDTSLSMLAEDIKPNRLGRARFEIEGLIDRLEGDRIGLVAFAGYSHVLCPLTLDYGAAKMFLGQANATLISEQGTAVAEAIRAAIRGFGSRNGKYKALILITDGENHSGDPIAAARAAAEEDVRIFAVGVGTAEGELIPIRDGDRVDYLKDDEGKIIKTRLDEATLKEIARVTDGLYVRASGGGIGLQAVHERIAEMEKRDLGTQRYAQYIHRFQWPLAFALLCFVSEALLSDRRRSEEVWRGRFET; translated from the coding sequence ATGCGATTTGGCGATCCACAGGCTTTTTATTTTCTTTTTTGCGTACCGATTTTCGCGCTTTTTTTCTGGTGGGCTTTTCGACGTAAACGCAGAGCGCTGTATGCATTTGGCGCCCCCGAGTTGATGGATAAACTCGCTTCAGGTGTCAGTCGCATGCGGCAAGGCATAAAATCCGCACTGATGTGTGTCGGATTTGTTTTTCTGGTTCTGGCACTGGTGCAGCCGCAGTTTGGCACTGAGTTGGAATTGATTCACCGTCGGGGCGTCGATCTGGTGATTGTTCTGGATACGTCATTGAGTATGTTGGCCGAGGATATTAAACCCAATAGGCTGGGACGTGCGCGTTTTGAAATTGAGGGGTTGATCGATCGCCTTGAAGGCGACCGCATCGGCCTGGTGGCTTTTGCCGGTTATAGCCATGTGCTTTGTCCGCTTACGCTGGATTATGGTGCGGCAAAAATGTTTTTGGGTCAGGCCAATGCCACATTGATTTCAGAGCAGGGTACAGCGGTTGCAGAAGCAATTCGCGCTGCGATTCGGGGTTTTGGGTCGCGCAATGGGAAATACAAAGCGCTCATTTTGATTACGGATGGCGAGAATCACAGTGGCGATCCCATTGCAGCAGCGCGAGCGGCAGCGGAGGAAGATGTGCGAATTTTTGCGGTAGGTGTAGGGACTGCAGAAGGTGAGTTGATCCCCATTCGCGATGGCGATAGAGTAGATTATTTGAAGGATGACGAGGGCAAGATTATCAAGACGCGGTTGGATGAGGCAACACTGAAGGAGATTGCGCGTGTGACCGATGGATTATATGTGCGTGCCAGCGGTGGGGGAATTGGATTGCAGGCTGTGCATGAACGGATTGCGGAGATGGAGAAGCGCGATTTGGGTACGCAGCGTTACGCACAGTATATTCACAGGTTTCAATGGCCTTTGGCTTTCGCGCTGTTGTGTTTTGTGAGCGAAGCTCTGTTATCGGATCGACGACGCAGTGAGGAAGTATGGCGTGGGCGATTTGAGACATAG